From the genome of Rhineura floridana isolate rRhiFlo1 chromosome 7, rRhiFlo1.hap2, whole genome shotgun sequence, one region includes:
- the ZNF518A gene encoding zinc finger protein 518A, with protein MPSEQEPSLCIQKTSLLQDNAMDRTCVPASDIVVEESTPQPAISDVLFYGLKNVKIELPRVNIPNEVICTHEIDRYMKLFQCKEKHARAPSMHMDVNGSNLNCSEIYIPHSKPGPHNEEGLKTSAKILNFSCTKCRNNVRYSPNDLQKHFQLLHHGELPSYPCEMCNFSANDFQSFNQHRRTHRSTLVKCEICNDDSRYTLLDLTKHFTSRHCVNGHFQCERCRFSTQDVGTFVQHIHRHNEIQYKCDKCHHASFSKEESQKHVASHTGTFPFSCQYCNYMASRKNYLLKHIITLHRDHLYAKDKMDTDNHEKKMKTSTGLKLILKRYKTGASRKALWRRKRMTSSSCRIGEEDRQMRNMKEIQPKSEEQGRSTKELHLNEDHSLLNEKHVYSGAKSSPAIQYSRAEDGLGSGLLKKAVHGPTVLMVKNNKISVPANYSAKFMGFKIVDGKQHIVIKLLPTDRQNLPAENKVDGVKDGSTECLQRMTDSFDLSSGAGPHEITQQMFRNNSVHSLTSSLSSSNQYSGKIKQESTNYFSLNTTRTDAPPLVVVGNCATRLSLKPDSSLPCDFVTKAGSKDTVSWRNCVPQDHPRVLSSAATHMLHYDPMKKPFPPELKVRNGEINNNSKYNNLYCPSTDFPNQVPLPFHNYSKTDILDNSKDRMSSSTFPLQSRCVSETAYPQQPATALNLERSSLLSLHGFVNTSNTPVFSTNQPNYAVDRQHCIENNHDGQQCLNTKVNQGLEHISEKFKQENASECVNASFMPKITSVFSLQSTQASSYLSPEVNKSLQDVLKGQPASQPHNYIKSGYNNSFPNHKMDCKTLTHFKNSAAASSLTHSPVTFKRERNMNGSATNEGVYFRNEGRVPMTYCRTEEINSTSRTTGIGTLLKTQKDSIITHQLEKDKMYYRFNGPNVIRPALPEQKKSVLLQSSLPRFFVPLRLAHQQGLQVISGKPSPKTSSSDVQATRATPLLLNKGPGMILTFGSGSIGTISNATENSSQVLEKIAFKECGKEAIATSGMELKIDSSGSIRNSGISVCNGTAGASSTGMPHKEQLNITNSENRISSVKILAGYQGSNVATLESIKQPEIGLEQPVFALLPDGRQAVFLKCMSPNKSLVQNRNIFQGTAYSQNSEPKKPGAIQQKLFLKIKTFPAADNCQPVSNVVSSLQFNNMHSLNSSALDQKKTALSPSDALLFPSRLTPANACLASDKSRDPFTSVESVHSSRHVKTRSQKTPSDSAQTVSANKGSNFGTQISTGTTTNKMSKAKRHSKQTGAKVSDATVSQKNRNLKRKAKDDLQEPPRKKILHRKCKEKNQMNVNEFESLMQAPYRLRVSKDTVRILKLLPFNSKQLIKCPRRNQPVVVLNHPDADVPEVVNVMKTIAKFKGHVLKVSLSKRTIDALLEPPYYSNSLYIVTNDLSRRKRKMLKPVSPVKERFVLKLTLKKTSKNNYQIVKTTSDNTLKTKFNCWFCGRIFDNQDNWVGHGQRHLMEATRDWNSLG; from the coding sequence ATGCCATCTGAGCAAGAACCATCCTTGTGCATTCAAAAGACAAGTTTGTTGCAAGATAATGCTATGGATAGAACATGTGTTCCTGCATCAGATATTGTTGTTGAAGAATCTACACCTCAGCCTGCAATTTCAGATGTTCTCTTCTATGGACTGAAAAATGTGAAAATAGAGTTGCCTAGGGTAAATATCCCAAATGAAGTGATATGTAcacatgaaattgacagatacatGAAATTATTTCAGTGTAAAGAGAAACATGCAAGAGCCCCTTCTATGCACATGGATGTGAATGGAAGCAACTTAAACTGTTCTGAGATTTATATTCCACATAGCAAACCAGGACCGCATAACGAGGAGGGATTGAAAACATCTGCAAAAATACTGAATTTTAGCTGTACAAAATGCAGAAACAATGTTAGGTACAGCCCAAATGATCTACAGAAACATTTTCAGCTGTTACATCATGGAGAGTTGCCATCTTACCCCTGTGAAATGTGTAATTTTTCAGCCAATGATTTTCAGTCATTTAACCAACACCGCCGAACACATCGTAGCACTTTAGTAAAATGTGAAATCTGTAATGATGATAGCAGATATACTCTGTTGGACCTAACAAAACATTTCACATCTAGGCATTGTGTAAATGGCCATTTTCAATGTGAAAGATGTAGGTTTTCTACCCAGGATGTTGGCACATTTGTTCAGCATATTCATCggcacaatgaaatacaatataaatgtgataaatgtcACCATGCAAGCTTTTCAAAAGAAGAATCTCAAAAACATGTTGCTTCGCACACTGGCACATTTCCCTTCAGTTGTCAATATTGTAATTACATGGCATCACGGAAAAACTATCTTTTAAAGCATATTATTACCTTACACAGAGACCACCTCTATGCAAAAGATAAAATGGACACAGATAACCATGAGAAGAAGATGAAGACTTCAACAGGACTAAAACTTATCTTGAAAAGATACAAAACAGGTGCATCAAGGAAAGCACTATGGAGACGCAAAAGAATGACTAGTAGCAGCTGTAGAATTGGAGAAGAGGACAGACAAATGAGAAACATGAAGGAGATTCAGCCTAAATCTGAAGAGCAAGGCCGGTCTACAAAAGAATTACACTTAAATGAGGACCACAGTCTTCTAAATGAAAAGCATGTCTACAGTGGGGCAAAATCCTCTCCAGCAATACAGTACAGTAGAGCAGAAGATGGACTGGGTTCTGGATTGTTGAAAAAAGCTGTTCATGGTCCTACAGTGTTGAtggttaaaaacaataaaatatctgTTCCTGCAAATTACAGTGCTAAATTTATGGGTTTCAAAATCGTAGATGGAAAACAGCATATAGTAATAAAGCTGCTGCCTACAGATAGACAGAATTTGCCAGCAGAAAATAAAGTTGATGGGGTGAAAGATGGTTCAACTGAATGTTTGCAACGGATGACTGACAGCTTCGATTTATCTTCAGGTGCTGGACCTCATGAAATTACTCAACAAATGTTTAGGAATAATTCTGTTCATTCATTGACATCTTCATTGTCATCTTCTAATCAATATTcaggaaaaataaaacaagaaagtACAAATTATTTTAGTTTAAATACAACTCGAACGGATGCACCTCCTCTTGTAGTGGTAGGAAACTGTGCAACTCGTCTGTCACTGAAACCAGATTCTTCACTTCCTTGTGATTTTGTGACAAAGGCTGGAAGTAAAGATACTGTTTCATGGAGGAATTGTGTACCTCAGGACCATCCTCGGGTTTTATCCTCTGCTGCCACACACATGCTTCACTATGACCCCATGAAAAAACCCTTTCCTCCAGAATTAAAAGTACGGAATGGTGAAATAAACAataacagtaaatacaataatctCTACTGTCCATCAACTGATTTTCCTAATCAAGTACCATTGCCTTTCCATAATTACTCCAAAACAGATATTTTGGATAACTCTAAGGATCGTATGTCCAGCAGCACTTTCCCTCTTCAGAGTAGATGTGTAAGTGAAACTGCTTATCCTCAACAACCAGCAACAGCATTAAATCTAGAAAGATCTTCATTGCTGTCTCTTCATGGCTTTGTAAATACTAGTAATACTCCAGTATTCTCAACTAACCAACCCAATTATGCAGTTGACAGGCAGCATTGTATAGAAAACAATCATGATGGCCAGCAGTGTTTGAATACTAAGGTAAATCAAGGGTTGGAACATATCTCTGAAAAATTTAAACAAGAAAATGCCTCTGAGTGTGTGAATGCATCATTTATGCCTAAAATAACATCAGTTTTCTCACTCCAAAGTACTCAGGCATCCAGCTATTTGTCACCCGAAGTAAACAAGTCATTACAGGATGTGCTAAAAGGGCAACCTGCTTCTCAGCCACACAACTACATAAAAAGTGGTTATAACAACTCATTTCCAAATCATAAAATGGATTGTAAAACACTTACACACTTCAAAAATTCAGCAGCTGCATCTAGTTTAACCCATTCTCCTGTTACATTCAAGAGAGAGAGGAATATGAATGGCAGTGCAACAAATGAAGGTGTGTATTTTAGAAATGAAGGAAGAGTCCCAATGACGTATTGTAGAACAGAAGAAATAAATTCTACTTCAAGGACAACGGGCATTGGTACATTGCTTAAAACTCAGAAAGATTCAATTATAACACATCAGTTGGAAAAAGACAAGATGTACTATAGATTTAATGGCCCTAATGTGATCCGTCCAGCACTTCCAGAACAGAAGAAATCGGTGCTACTTCAGTCATCTCTCCCAAGGTTTTTTGTACCTTTGCGCCTTGCCCATCAACAAGGATTACAAGTTATTTCAGGAAAGCCTTCTCCAAAAACCAGTTCATCAGATGTTCAGGCAACAAGAGCTACACCTTTACTTTTAAACAAAGGCCCTGGAATGATCTTGACTTTTGGTAGTGGCTCAATTGGAACAATTTCAAATGCCACTGAAAATAGTTCTCAGGTTTTAGAGAAAATTGCATTTAAAGAGTGTGGTAAAGAGGCAATAGCTACATCAGGTATGGAATTGAAAATAGACAGTTCTGGGAGTATAAGAAATTCTGGTATTAGTGTGTGCAATGGGACAGCAGGTGCTTCATCCACTGGCATGCCACACAAGGAGCAACTAAACATTACAAATTCAGAGAACAGAATTTCTTCTGTGAAAATACTGGCTGGATATCAAGGCAGTAATGTTGCCACCTTGGAGTCAATAAAACAACCAGAGATTGGACTAGAACAGCCTGTTTTTGCACTTTTGCCTGATGGCAGACAAGCAGTTTTTCTTAAATGTATGTCGCCAAACAAGTCTCTAGTACAGAACCGTAATATTTTTCAAGGTACTGCTTATAGTCAAAATTCTGAACCAAAGAAACCTGGAGCAATACAACAAAAGCTTTTTTTGAAAATTAAGACCTTTCCTGCTGCTGACAATTGTCAACCAGTTAGCAATGTTGTGTCATCTTTACAGTTCAATAATATGCATTCCCTTAATAGTTCTGCACTAGATCAGAAAAAGACAGCTCTTTCTCCTAGCGATGCCTTACTGTTTCCAAGTAGATTGACACCAGCAAATGCCTGTTTGGCAAGCGATAAATCAAGGGATCCTTTCACTTCTGTAGAATCTGTACATTCTTCTAGGCATGTGAAGACACGGTCACAAAAGACTCCATCTGATTCAGCACAAACAGTAAGTGCTAATAAAGGGAGCAATTTTGGAACCCAAATATCAACAGGGACTACGACAAACAAAATGTCAAAAGCTAAACGTCATTCAAAGCAAACTGGTGCTAAAGTTTCTGATGCCACAGTTTCACAGAAGAACAGGAATTTGAAACGGAAAGCTAAAGATGACCTCCAGGAacctcctagaaagaaaatttTACATCGAAAGtgtaaagagaaaaatcaaatgaaTGTGAATGAATTTGAATCCTTAATGCAGGCCCCTTATAGACTAAGAGTATCAAAAGACACTGTGAGAATTCTAAAGCTACTTCCTTTTAATTCAAAACAACTTATCAAATGCCCCCGAAGAAATCAGCCGGTTGTAGTACTAAACCATCCTGATGCAGATGTCCCTGAAGTTGTAAATGTTATGAAGACTATTGCTAAATTTAAAGGACATGTGCTAAAGGTCTCCTTGTCAAAGAGAACTATTGATGCTCTTTTGGAGCCACCATATTATAGTAACAGTTTGTACATAGTTACTAATGATCTCTCTCGAAGAAAGCGCAAAATGCTGAAGCCTGTAAGTCCTGTAAAAGAaaggtttgttttaaaattaacACTGAAGAAAACTAGCAAAAATAATTATCAGATTGTGAAAACTACCTCTGATAATACGCTGAAAACTAAATTTAACTGCTGGTTTTGTGGGAGGATATTTGACAATCAGGATAACTGGGTAGGACATGGACAGCGTCATCTAATGGAAGCCACtcgagactggaattcattagggtAA